CCTGTACTGCCCCTACGGCATCGACACCGCGGAAATGACCATGATGGCCCGCGAGCTGATGCATCTGGTCGGTCTGAACACCAACTGGATCATGGAGCCGGTATCCAACTGTAATATCACCGGTAACCACCTCGGCATCCAGCCCCACGCCTTCAAGGATATCGTGGACTTCATGGTTGACGACATCGAGGAAGTCACCGGCAAGCGCGTCAAGGCCCCGCTCAACGAAAAGGGCCACGAGATTCTGTTCATCACCCCGTCCGGCGACGTGTTCGCGGACCCCGGCATCTATACCTTCATGGGCTACCTGATGCTGTTCGATGAAATCGGCCTGGACTACACCATGTCCACCTACGCATCCGAGGGCGGCAACTTCGGTTCGTTCACCAACAACGAAACCATGAAGAAGCTCAACGCCAAGATGTACGCCGAAGCCGAACGCCTCGGCTGCAAGTGGATTCTCGGCGGCGAGTGCGGTCACATGTGGCGCGTTGTTCACCAGTACATGGATACCATGACCGGTGACACGCAGTGGTCCGGCATGACCACTCCCAAGTCCCCGATCACCGGCACGGTGTTCGAGACGTCCGCTGCCACCAAGATGCTGCACATCACCGAATTCACGGCTGACCTGATGAAGCACAACAAACTGAAACTCGATCCCAGCCGTAACGACCATCTGCGCGTCACCTTCCATGATTCCTGCAACCCCGCGCGGGGCATGGGACTCCTGGACGAGCCGCGCTACGTCATCAAGAACGTGTGCAACAACTTCTTTGAAATGCCTGTCGGCACCACCCGCGAGCAGACCTTCTGTTGCGCCGGCGGTTCCGGTCTGAATACCGATGAGATCATGGAAATCCGCCTGCGTGGCGGGCTGCCTCGCGGCAACGCCCTGCGCTATGTGCAGGAAAAGCACGGTGTGAACACCATGGCCTGCATCTGCGCCATTGACCGCGCCACCCTGATCCCCCTGGCCGACTACTGGGCACCCGGCGTCACCATCACCGGAACCCATGAGCTGGTCGCCAACGCATTGATCATGGAAGGCGAGTCCGAGCGCACCATGGACCTCCGTCAGGAACCCCTTCCCGGTTTCGAGGACGCAGAGGATGATTGGACGCCCCCGAATATGGAGGATGCATAAATGAAAATGCAAAACGGATTCGCGATCATAGCCGGTCTGATCATCTTCATTGGGATGATCACCGCACCGTTTGCGGTCGGTACCATGACCAAGGAATACAAGCAGCCCGAGCTGAAGATGCCCGTGGGCGAAAAAGAGTGTATCGAGTCCAAGGAGTTCATGC
This DNA window, taken from Pseudodesulfovibrio sp. S3, encodes the following:
- the dsrK gene encoding sulfate reduction electron transfer complex DsrMKJOP subunit DsrK → MSDIPKADELFKSIDYNPPATGWMDTPVDFSPGNWCYPAKPEKMEYMESKLPGLWGPAREWNPGEADWKLPSNWKEIVVNGFRERLKKFRTLQVFMDICVRCGACADKCHFFIGSGDPKNMPVLRAELMRSVYRGEFTVAGKILSKLTGSRVMEEDVLKEWFIYFYQCTQCRRCSLYCPYGIDTAEMTMMARELMHLVGLNTNWIMEPVSNCNITGNHLGIQPHAFKDIVDFMVDDIEEVTGKRVKAPLNEKGHEILFITPSGDVFADPGIYTFMGYLMLFDEIGLDYTMSTYASEGGNFGSFTNNETMKKLNAKMYAEAERLGCKWILGGECGHMWRVVHQYMDTMTGDTQWSGMTTPKSPITGTVFETSAATKMLHITEFTADLMKHNKLKLDPSRNDHLRVTFHDSCNPARGMGLLDEPRYVIKNVCNNFFEMPVGTTREQTFCCAGGSGLNTDEIMEIRLRGGLPRGNALRYVQEKHGVNTMACICAIDRATLIPLADYWAPGVTITGTHELVANALIMEGESERTMDLRQEPLPGFEDAEDDWTPPNMEDA